The following coding sequences lie in one Flavobacteriales bacterium genomic window:
- a CDS encoding alpha/beta hydrolase fold domain-containing protein produces the protein MKKLSIFCLALISSYQLSAQCDGRYQSDIFSNADVSTVQYGSNQDLNSTTINLTMDIYQPQGDTATNRPLIIFAHGGSFSAGTKNDADIVYFCTQMAKKGYVCASINYRLAPSAFSLIAEETTVKVVLMAIQDGKAAVRYFRQDAATTNTYKINPDQIFMGGTSAGGILGINLAYLDSTDVMSTNWQNWSTQIGGLEGNSGNPGYCSYVNGTFGFAGGVADLNWINNNDVPWYGCHAETDNTVKIGYGQPLNGFTPVYLYGSDSINGRLNSLGIHASYDRYAGGAHPPFNGSSTIMANNKDSLAAFLYRILDCNPNNLQLPTQKTCNTSVGLAEVTNKTIEAKIYPNPFNNQITVELNNNYALNNTRISIINSIGEVLTDQAATSYINTISLTNLAQGVYFVKISSPEGISTQLIVKQ, from the coding sequence ATGAAAAAACTCTCCATTTTTTGTCTTGCATTAATCTCAAGTTATCAATTATCAGCTCAATGTGATGGTAGATACCAGTCGGATATCTTTAGCAATGCTGACGTCAGTACTGTTCAATATGGTAGTAACCAAGATTTAAACTCTACAACTATTAACTTAACCATGGACATTTATCAACCTCAGGGTGATACTGCTACCAATAGACCTTTAATCATTTTTGCTCATGGTGGTTCTTTTTCTGCGGGTACAAAAAATGATGCTGATATTGTTTATTTCTGTACACAGATGGCAAAGAAAGGATATGTGTGTGCCTCTATCAACTACCGATTAGCGCCTAGTGCTTTCTCGTTAATTGCTGAAGAAACTACTGTAAAAGTGGTATTAATGGCAATACAAGATGGTAAAGCTGCCGTTCGTTATTTTAGACAAGATGCAGCAACAACAAATACATACAAAATTAATCCCGACCAAATATTTATGGGCGGAACATCTGCTGGAGGTATTTTAGGAATTAACCTTGCTTATTTAGACTCTACCGATGTAATGAGTACTAATTGGCAAAATTGGAGTACTCAAATTGGTGGTTTAGAAGGAAATAGTGGTAACCCTGGATATTGCTCGTATGTAAATGGAACTTTTGGCTTTGCGGGCGGAGTTGCTGATTTAAACTGGATTAACAATAACGATGTACCTTGGTATGGTTGCCATGCTGAAACTGATAATACGGTTAAAATTGGTTATGGACAACCTCTAAATGGATTTACTCCTGTTTACTTGTACGGAAGTGATTCGATAAATGGACGATTAAACAGCTTAGGCATACACGCAAGTTACGACCGTTATGCAGGAGGTGCTCACCCACCGTTTAATGGTTCTAGTACTATTATGGCAAACAACAAAGATAGTTTAGCTGCCTTTTTGTACCGAATATTGGATTGTAACCCTAACAATTTACAATTACCAACTCAAAAAACATGTAACACAAGTGTAGGTTTAGCCGAAGTAACTAACAAAACGATTGAAGCTAAAATTTACCCTAACCCCTTTAACAACCAAATAACAGTTGAATTAAACAACAACTATGCGTTAAACAACACTAGAATTAGTATTATTAACTCTATTGGAGAAGTATTAACCGACCAAGCTGCAACAAGCTACATTAATACCATTAGCTTAACCAACTTGGCACAAGGTGTTTACTTTGTAAAAATTAGTTCTCCTGAAGGAATTTCTACTCAACTGATAGTTAAACAATAA
- the dapB gene encoding 4-hydroxy-tetrahydrodipicolinate reductase, translating to MKIAIIGYGKMGIAIEKIAIERGHDVLLKINLENISDFTVENLKKCDVAIEFTDPSSAIGNIDKCFEANLPVVIGTTGWYSRFDEIKSKCLATNNTLLHATNYSLGVNLFFELNKKLAQLMNNYPSYSVKMEEIHHTEKKDAPSGTAITLAEGIIENLDRKSTWVNQDSINENELSIISKRVNDVPGTHEIFYQSAEDDITITHTAYNRNGFALGAVIGAEYIYNKKGIFTMKDVLFN from the coding sequence ATGAAAATAGCAATAATAGGATACGGAAAAATGGGAATAGCAATTGAAAAAATTGCTATAGAACGTGGTCATGATGTTCTGCTAAAAATTAATTTAGAAAACATTTCCGATTTTACTGTCGAAAATTTAAAGAAGTGTGATGTAGCTATTGAATTTACTGACCCCTCGTCGGCTATTGGTAACATTGATAAATGTTTTGAAGCAAATTTACCCGTAGTTATTGGTACTACAGGTTGGTACAGCCGTTTTGATGAAATTAAATCGAAATGTCTTGCAACAAATAATACACTTTTGCATGCGACCAATTACAGTTTGGGCGTTAATTTATTTTTTGAACTCAATAAAAAGTTGGCTCAGCTTATGAATAATTATCCAAGTTATAGTGTTAAGATGGAAGAAATTCATCACACCGAAAAAAAGGATGCTCCAAGTGGTACTGCTATTACTTTAGCAGAAGGAATTATTGAAAATTTGGATAGAAAATCAACTTGGGTAAACCAAGATTCAATTAATGAAAACGAGTTGAGTATTATTTCTAAAAGAGTAAATGATGTACCAGGAACTCACGAAATTTTTTATCAATCGGCAGAAGATGATATTACGATAACCCATACGGCGTACAATAGAAATGGATTTGCATTAGGTGCCGTTATTGGTGCCGAATACATTTACAACAAAAAAGGTATTTTTACCATGAAAGATGTATTATTTAATTGA
- a CDS encoding nucleoside phosphorylase codes for MRKIADSELILNSDKSIYHLKLQPHQIAKDIIVVGDPNRVKLISSKFDKIDYVVENREFITHTGTFNNKPLSVIGTGIGTDNIDIVLNELDALVNIDLNQKIVKNELISLNIVRIGTCGALQKHINVDEFVLSEYALGLDGLMNFYEMQYTIEETKMLNAFYEQTNYSKQLTPPYVVKGSDKLHQLFTNECHSGITATASGFYGPQGRELRLKLKEPMLNDKLHHFHFNDLKINNFEMETSAIYGLARLLGHNAMTVCVAVANRYTKSFSKDYHPPMDKLIDLVLEKLTR; via the coding sequence ATGAGAAAAATTGCCGATTCAGAACTTATTTTAAATAGCGATAAGAGCATCTATCACTTAAAATTACAACCTCATCAAATTGCCAAAGATATTATTGTGGTTGGCGACCCAAATCGTGTAAAACTAATCTCTTCAAAGTTTGATAAAATTGATTATGTGGTTGAAAATAGAGAGTTTATTACCCATACAGGTACTTTCAACAACAAACCGTTATCTGTAATAGGGACGGGTATTGGAACTGACAATATTGATATTGTGTTGAATGAATTGGACGCATTAGTTAACATCGATTTAAATCAAAAAATTGTTAAAAATGAGTTGATTTCATTAAATATTGTTAGAATTGGAACATGCGGTGCTTTACAAAAACATATTAATGTTGATGAGTTTGTTTTATCGGAGTATGCACTAGGGCTAGATGGATTGATGAACTTTTATGAAATGCAGTACACGATAGAAGAAACAAAAATGTTGAATGCTTTTTACGAGCAAACCAATTATTCGAAACAATTAACCCCTCCTTATGTTGTTAAAGGTTCGGATAAGTTACACCAATTATTTACAAACGAATGTCATTCGGGAATCACTGCCACAGCATCTGGTTTTTATGGTCCACAAGGAAGAGAGCTTCGTTTAAAACTAAAAGAACCTATGCTAAACGATAAGCTCCACCATTTTCATTTTAATGATTTAAAAATCAACAATTTCGAAATGGAAACTTCAGCAATTTATGGGCTTGCTCGTTTATTAGGTCATAATGCCATGACAGTTTGTGTAGCTGTTGCCAACCGATATACCAAGTCTTTCTCGAAAGATTACCACCCACCCATGGACAAATTGATTGATTTAGTACTCGAAAAATTAACAAGATAG
- a CDS encoding ParA family protein, giving the protein MGKIIAISNQKGGVGKTTTAINLAAALGVLEYKVLLVDADPQANSTSGVGFDPRNIKTSIYECLINEIAPKDAILHTDSPNLDILPAHIDLVGAEIELINLPNREKMMKVSLAQIKDEYDFILIDCSPSLGLITINSLVASDSVIIPIQCEYFALEGLGKLLNTIKIVQSRLNPDLDIEGLLLTMYDIRLRLSNQVVEEVKTHFQAMMFDTIIQRNTKLGEAPSHGQTIIMHDVTSKGAINYLNLAREILQKNNLTQMPSSEKIIALEDE; this is encoded by the coding sequence ATGGGAAAAATAATAGCAATATCAAATCAAAAGGGTGGAGTAGGAAAAACAACTACAGCTATCAATTTAGCTGCAGCATTGGGTGTATTAGAGTATAAAGTACTTTTGGTAGATGCTGATCCGCAAGCCAATTCAACTTCAGGTGTTGGTTTCGACCCTCGCAACATTAAAACAAGCATTTACGAATGTTTGATTAATGAAATAGCTCCAAAAGATGCTATTTTGCATACCGATTCACCAAATTTAGATATTTTACCAGCTCACATCGACTTGGTTGGTGCCGAAATTGAGTTAATCAATTTACCTAATCGTGAAAAAATGATGAAGGTATCGCTGGCTCAAATTAAAGATGAATACGATTTTATTTTAATTGACTGTTCACCTTCGTTAGGATTGATTACCATTAATTCTTTGGTTGCTTCCGATTCGGTTATTATTCCAATTCAATGCGAATATTTTGCATTAGAAGGTTTAGGTAAATTATTGAATACCATTAAGATAGTTCAATCGAGATTAAATCCTGATTTAGACATTGAAGGTTTGTTGTTAACCATGTACGATATCCGTTTACGTTTGTCAAATCAAGTGGTAGAGGAGGTAAAAACACATTTTCAAGCCATGATGTTTGATACCATTATACAACGTAACACTAAATTAGGTGAAGCACCAAGTCATGGGCAAACCATTATTATGCACGATGTTACATCAAAAGGTGCAATTAACTACTTAAATTTGGCTAGAGAAATACTTCAAAAAAATAACTTGACTCAGATGCCTTCATCTGAAAAAATTATAGCGTTAGAGGATGAGTAA
- a CDS encoding outer membrane protein transport protein, producing MKRIVLAVLSLPMVVFAGGFQLNLQGIRSVGMGGAFTGLGSDASTVFFNPAGMNNLTGHNFTAGFNYVTPSVSLQTPETANINQTSPNATPFHVYYSGELNDRMKFGFLINNQFGSTSSFDDNWQGRYIIQNISLKTFMFQPTMSYKIHDKIFVGGGFVYTYGSFSTEKAVPVGSATTKEGKAKLSGSGDGVGYNIGIFSNVYSLVKETSTTDFKVGISYRSQIGVDLPGGDVEFTDIPVSLQNKFPAKTTFVSKITLPSVFTAGFSVKHTKNEKYSLEFAYDLNYTGWSSYDTLNFDFANNDTPDSKTTKDWQDVFTHRFGLDFTYKQKYSVRVGAYYDNSPVKDGFVSPELPDATQLAYTGGLSYKINDMISVDFSYIRQSAQRESSLESANFTAKYNRKVNVYGIGVNLKFGAKPKETAPSIN from the coding sequence ATGAAAAGAATAGTTTTAGCAGTGTTGTCATTACCAATGGTTGTTTTTGCCGGAGGTTTTCAGTTAAATCTTCAAGGAATCCGTTCTGTAGGTATGGGCGGCGCTTTTACAGGCTTAGGCTCTGATGCAAGTACCGTGTTTTTTAACCCTGCGGGAATGAACAACCTAACTGGTCATAATTTTACGGCAGGCTTTAATTATGTTACGCCTTCGGTATCGCTTCAAACACCAGAAACGGCTAACATTAATCAAACATCGCCTAATGCAACTCCTTTTCATGTTTATTATTCGGGCGAATTAAACGATAGGATGAAATTTGGTTTTTTGATAAACAATCAATTTGGTTCAACTTCATCGTTTGATGATAACTGGCAAGGACGATACATTATTCAAAACATTTCGTTAAAAACATTTATGTTTCAACCAACCATGTCGTACAAAATACACGATAAAATATTTGTAGGTGGTGGTTTTGTATATACTTATGGAAGCTTTAGCACCGAAAAAGCAGTTCCTGTTGGTTCAGCTACCACCAAAGAAGGTAAAGCCAAATTATCAGGAAGTGGTGATGGTGTAGGTTATAACATTGGTATTTTCTCTAACGTTTATTCGTTGGTAAAAGAAACTTCAACTACCGATTTTAAAGTTGGTATTAGTTACCGTTCTCAAATAGGAGTTGATTTACCTGGAGGTGATGTTGAGTTTACCGATATACCAGTATCATTACAAAACAAATTCCCAGCAAAAACTACTTTTGTTTCAAAAATTACGCTGCCTTCGGTTTTTACCGCTGGGTTTAGTGTAAAACATACCAAAAACGAAAAATACTCATTGGAGTTTGCCTACGATTTAAATTATACCGGATGGTCATCTTATGATACCTTAAATTTTGATTTTGCAAACAACGATACTCCTGATTCAAAAACAACCAAAGATTGGCAAGATGTGTTTACACACCGTTTTGGGTTAGATTTTACGTACAAACAAAAATATAGTGTTAGAGTTGGAGCTTATTACGACAATTCTCCAGTTAAAGATGGTTTTGTAAGCCCTGAATTACCAGATGCAACTCAATTGGCTTATACTGGTGGTTTATCGTACAAAATAAACGACATGATTTCTGTTGATTTTTCTTACATCAGACAAAGTGCACAGCGAGAATCATCGTTAGAAAGTGCAAACTTTACTGCTAAATACAATAGAAAAGTGAATGTTTATGGTATTGGTGTAAACTTAAAATTTGGAGCAAAACCAAAAGAAACAGCTCCATCAATTAATTAG
- a CDS encoding universal stress protein has protein sequence MLKNNSKILVPIDFSEQSLIALSQSYNLAKNIKAEVVLLYVIDEVNPMVKMFIKGLDEIRGAVESNLKSLADEKIKETGLKISTLVEEGKIYQVINDVAKKMEATFIVMGTKGVESSKFIGSNALKVVKTAPCPVITIKGKEHNKGCGKIVLPLDLTKETSDKVNKAIEIAKIFDAEICAVSILLTGKEDVVSKLKDQLLLVQNYIIKNKVNCTAEMVKILKKDDKLSHAVIAYAEKIDADLIMIMTQQEKDIKEFFIGSHAREIINISDIPVLSVQPSVKDRIEII, from the coding sequence ATGTTAAAGAACAATAGCAAAATTCTAGTTCCAATTGATTTTTCTGAACAATCTTTGATTGCTTTGTCTCAATCGTACAACCTTGCTAAAAACATTAAAGCTGAGGTTGTTTTGTTGTATGTTATTGATGAGGTAAATCCAATGGTGAAAATGTTTATTAAAGGATTGGATGAGATTAGAGGTGCTGTAGAGTCGAACTTAAAGAGTTTGGCTGACGAAAAGATAAAAGAAACAGGGTTGAAAATTTCAACTTTAGTTGAGGAAGGCAAGATTTACCAAGTAATAAATGATGTTGCTAAAAAAATGGAAGCAACCTTTATTGTAATGGGAACAAAAGGTGTTGAGAGCTCAAAGTTTATTGGAAGTAATGCCTTAAAAGTGGTTAAAACAGCTCCTTGTCCAGTTATTACCATAAAAGGAAAAGAACATAACAAAGGCTGTGGTAAAATAGTGTTGCCCTTGGATTTAACAAAAGAAACCAGTGATAAAGTAAATAAAGCCATTGAAATTGCTAAAATTTTTGATGCAGAAATATGTGCGGTGTCTATATTGCTTACTGGTAAAGAAGATGTGGTGAGTAAGCTAAAAGACCAACTGTTGTTGGTACAGAATTACATTATTAAAAATAAGGTAAATTGTACTGCTGAAATGGTGAAGATTTTAAAAAAAGACGATAAGCTTTCACACGCAGTAATTGCTTACGCAGAAAAAATAGATGCTGATTTGATTATGATTATGACGCAGCAAGAAAAAGATATCAAAGAATTTTTTATTGGCTCACATGCACGAGAGATTATCAATATATCGGATATTCCTGTTTTGAGTGTTCAGCCATCAGTAAAAGATAGAATAGAAATTATATAA
- a CDS encoding superoxide dismutase, translating to MMAFELEKLPYAFDALEPHIDARTMEIHHGKHHAGYTANLNAAVAGTPLEGKSIEDILKNLDMNNMAVRNNGGGFYNHNLFWNMMSPNGGGNPTGPVAEAINSTFGSYDAFKEQFSKAAATRFGSGWAWLCVKDGKLEICSTPNQDNPLMPGVGCGGTPILCIDVWEHAYYLNYQNRRPDYVGAFYNVINWDEVNRRFKG from the coding sequence ATTATGGCATTTGAATTAGAAAAATTACCGTATGCATTTGATGCATTAGAACCACATATCGACGCAAGAACAATGGAAATTCATCATGGAAAACACCATGCTGGATACACTGCAAACTTAAACGCTGCAGTTGCAGGAACTCCTTTAGAAGGAAAATCCATTGAAGATATTCTTAAAAACTTAGACATGAACAACATGGCTGTTCGTAACAATGGTGGTGGTTTTTACAACCACAACTTGTTTTGGAACATGATGAGTCCTAACGGTGGTGGAAACCCAACTGGACCTGTTGCTGAAGCTATTAACAGTACATTTGGTTCTTACGACGCTTTTAAAGAACAATTCTCGAAAGCCGCTGCAACTCGTTTTGGTTCTGGCTGGGCTTGGTTGTGTGTAAAAGATGGAAAATTAGAAATTTGTTCAACACCAAACCAAGACAACCCTTTAATGCCTGGTGTAGGATGTGGTGGAACACCAATTTTATGTATTGATGTTTGGGAACACGCTTATTATTTAAACTACCAAAACAGAAGACCTGATTACGTTGGTGCTTTTTACAATGTAATCAACTGGGACGAAGTAAACAGAAGATTTAAAGGATAA
- a CDS encoding transcriptional repressor, with the protein MNIPTYLSENDIKPSYQRIKIFEYLYKEMNHPTVDVIYKTLAPEIPTLSKTTVYNTLKLFVDKGITSTVTIENNEVRYDAIVEHHGHFKCNLCGKIVDIPLDFEKLNLNELQDVSIEKTHVHLIGKCNKC; encoded by the coding sequence ATGAATATTCCCACATACCTATCCGAAAACGACATTAAGCCTTCTTATCAACGAATTAAAATATTTGAATATTTATACAAAGAGATGAATCATCCAACGGTTGATGTTATTTATAAAACCCTTGCCCCAGAAATCCCAACACTATCAAAAACCACGGTTTACAATACCTTAAAATTGTTTGTTGATAAAGGAATAACATCAACAGTAACCATAGAAAATAATGAGGTAAGGTATGATGCCATAGTTGAACACCACGGTCATTTTAAATGCAACTTGTGTGGTAAAATTGTGGATATTCCTTTAGACTTTGAAAAATTAAACTTGAATGAATTGCAAGATGTAAGCATCGAAAAAACGCATGTTCATTTAATCGGAAAATGTAATAAATGTTAA
- a CDS encoding ParB/RepB/Spo0J family partition protein, which yields MSNNKRPALGRGLGALLQSADTDITSKSASDNGNVVGTVSTILITNIEANPFQPRTQFEKEALLELADSIKELGIIQPVTVRKLGYDKYQLISGERRFRASQIAGLDRIPAFIRIANDQEMLEMALVENIQRENLDAIEVAFSYQKLIEECNLTQEKLSERVGKKRSTVANFLRLLKLPAEIQLAIRTKDITMGHARALINIGDVKKQLTLFRKIVAEGLSVRQVEEIAKGNKPVEVDKVALFNKGRTSNLTFTQLKIQEDLTNILQTKVELQSNKKGKGKIVIPFESEDQLERVIELLGL from the coding sequence ATGAGTAATAATAAAAGACCAGCATTAGGAAGAGGATTAGGAGCATTATTACAAAGTGCAGATACAGATATAACCTCAAAATCGGCAAGTGATAACGGAAATGTAGTTGGAACTGTTTCTACGATATTGATTACGAATATCGAAGCAAATCCATTTCAACCTAGAACACAGTTTGAGAAAGAAGCCTTGTTGGAATTGGCAGATTCTATCAAAGAATTAGGCATAATTCAACCCGTTACTGTACGTAAATTAGGGTATGATAAATACCAATTAATTTCAGGTGAACGAAGATTTAGAGCGAGTCAAATTGCTGGGTTAGACAGAATACCAGCCTTTATTCGTATTGCAAACGACCAAGAAATGCTTGAAATGGCATTGGTGGAGAATATTCAACGTGAGAATTTAGATGCGATAGAAGTAGCTTTTAGTTATCAGAAATTAATTGAAGAGTGTAACCTTACTCAAGAAAAACTAAGTGAGCGAGTGGGAAAAAAACGCTCTACTGTTGCCAATTTTTTAAGGTTACTAAAGCTTCCTGCTGAAATACAATTGGCGATAAGAACCAAAGACATTACCATGGGACATGCTCGTGCTTTAATTAATATTGGTGATGTTAAAAAGCAATTAACATTGTTTAGAAAAATTGTTGCCGAAGGTTTGTCTGTTCGTCAAGTTGAAGAAATTGCAAAAGGTAATAAACCAGTTGAAGTGGATAAAGTTGCCTTGTTTAACAAAGGAAGAACAAGTAATTTAACCTTTACTCAATTAAAGATACAAGAAGATTTAACCAACATTTTACAAACAAAAGTTGAATTGCAATCGAACAAAAAAGGTAAAGGCAAAATTGTAATACCTTTTGAATCGGAAGACCAATTGGAAAGAGTGATTGAATTACTTGGCTTGTAA
- a CDS encoding peroxiredoxin: MSVLVGKMAPKFSANAVVDGGKIVNNFTLEQFKGKYVILFFYPKDFTFVCPTELFAFQEKLQEFKSRNVEVIAVSTDTEQSHWGWLQMEKNHGGIKGVTYPLVADTNKTISMNYDVLAGDFDWNDEGEMIANGELIAYRGLFLIDKTGKVRHQLVNDLPLGRNVDEAIRIVDALQHLEEHGEVCPANWVKGKTALTATHDGIADYLAKH, translated from the coding sequence ATGAGTGTATTAGTAGGAAAAATGGCTCCAAAATTTTCAGCAAATGCTGTAGTTGATGGAGGAAAAATTGTAAACAACTTTACTTTAGAGCAGTTTAAAGGTAAGTATGTAATTTTATTCTTTTACCCAAAAGATTTCACTTTTGTTTGCCCAACCGAATTGTTTGCTTTTCAAGAAAAATTACAAGAGTTCAAATCTAGAAATGTTGAAGTAATTGCTGTTTCGACCGATACGGAGCAATCGCACTGGGGTTGGTTACAAATGGAGAAAAACCATGGCGGAATTAAAGGTGTTACTTATCCTTTAGTTGCAGATACCAACAAAACTATTTCGATGAACTATGATGTATTGGCAGGAGATTTCGATTGGAACGACGAAGGCGAAATGATTGCAAATGGAGAATTGATTGCATACAGAGGATTGTTCTTGATTGACAAAACTGGCAAAGTAAGACATCAATTGGTAAACGATTTACCTTTAGGTAGAAATGTTGACGAAGCAATAAGAATTGTTGATGCTTTACAACATTTAGAAGAACATGGTGAGGTTTGTCCAGCTAACTGGGTAAAAGGAAAAACAGCTTTAACAGCTACTCATGATGGTATTGCTGATTATCTAGCAAAACACTAA
- a CDS encoding metal-dependent hydrolase, which translates to MQLTYYGHACFAVNTGDANLLFDPFISSNELAKAIDVNKINCDYVLISHGHEDHLADAEDILKRTKATVVSNYEIAMWYVAKGIENYHPMNFGGTWKFDFGKVKFVKAEHSSVMPDGTYGGNPGGFIVKTATGNFYYAGDTSLHYDMKLIGEYEKIDFAVLPIGDNFTMGIDDAIRAAEFIKCNKIVGVHYDTFPYIKINKEEAIKKFAAAGKELILLSIGETKTISI; encoded by the coding sequence ATGCAATTAACTTATTACGGACATGCTTGTTTTGCGGTTAATACAGGGGATGCAAATCTTTTGTTTGACCCATTTATTTCGTCTAACGAATTGGCAAAAGCTATTGATGTAAATAAAATTAATTGTGATTATGTGTTAATATCTCACGGACATGAAGATCATTTAGCCGATGCCGAAGATATATTGAAAAGAACAAAAGCTACGGTGGTTTCTAATTATGAAATAGCCATGTGGTACGTTGCTAAAGGAATTGAAAATTATCACCCTATGAATTTTGGTGGTACTTGGAAATTTGATTTTGGTAAAGTTAAATTTGTAAAAGCTGAACACTCAAGTGTTATGCCCGATGGAACTTATGGTGGAAATCCAGGTGGTTTTATTGTAAAAACTGCTACAGGTAATTTTTACTATGCAGGAGACACATCGTTGCATTACGACATGAAACTGATAGGTGAATACGAAAAGATAGATTTTGCCGTTTTGCCTATTGGCGATAATTTTACGATGGGAATTGATGATGCTATTAGAGCTGCAGAATTTATAAAATGTAATAAAATAGTTGGCGTTCACTACGATACGTTTCCTTATATAAAAATAAATAAAGAAGAGGCAATAAAGAAGTTTGCAGCTGCAGGAAAAGAGTTAATTTTGTTATCCATCGGTGAAACCAAAACAATAAGCATTTAA
- a CDS encoding carboxypeptidase-like regulatory domain-containing protein has protein sequence MRIFILIGIVLIFSFGCVTSKSHNKVVKGSYEIINQEPYITENDSAIIIGSVFDVRTKKPLPYVNIQILNIKKGCSADSLGKFYFNIPSGIYEVEVLSVGNTEIKTKSIEFLSNTKTEILFNLGTVIEY, from the coding sequence ATGAGAATATTTATTTTAATAGGTATTGTGTTAATTTTCAGTTTTGGGTGTGTAACAAGTAAGAGCCATAATAAAGTTGTTAAAGGTTCGTATGAGATAATAAACCAAGAACCATATATTACTGAAAATGATAGTGCAATAATTATTGGAAGTGTATTTGATGTTAGGACAAAGAAACCATTACCTTATGTAAATATTCAAATTTTAAATATTAAAAAAGGTTGTTCTGCTGATTCTTTAGGGAAATTTTATTTTAATATTCCATCTGGAATATATGAAGTAGAGGTTTTATCAGTTGGTAATACTGAGATAAAGACAAAATCCATTGAATTTTTATCAAACACAAAAACTGAAATTTTATTTAATTTAGGAACAGTAATAGAATATTGA
- a CDS encoding T9SS type A sorting domain-containing protein, which yields MKKLLLSLITVVAFTALNAQNCTPDGAFTAPGVYPDSATNMAAGMVGVPYSETITTITPVDTCVVVLFPPCTTVPIDSVMVETVTGLPPGLTIVSMNENTLPFKFPGGSSSCMLISGTPTTAGTYPIQVHGTSYATVFTLTQTQPFDVNYYSITILPNTVGIDELSANTFSVSQNAPNPFSNTSIIEYMMPTAGKVTVEVRNILGELVFSDIKSVSKGLNKYQLNAANFTNGVYFYQLTHGGEVVTKRFIVNK from the coding sequence ATGAAAAAACTTTTACTTTCTTTAATTACTGTTGTTGCGTTTACAGCATTAAATGCACAAAATTGTACTCCAGATGGAGCTTTTACAGCACCAGGTGTTTATCCAGATAGTGCTACCAATATGGCAGCAGGTATGGTAGGTGTGCCTTATTCAGAAACTATAACAACTATTACACCAGTTGATACTTGTGTGGTGGTTTTATTTCCGCCTTGTACTACTGTTCCAATTGATAGTGTTATGGTAGAAACAGTTACTGGTTTGCCTCCTGGGTTAACCATTGTATCAATGAATGAAAATACTTTACCGTTTAAATTTCCTGGTGGATCTTCAAGTTGTATGTTGATTTCTGGTACACCAACAACAGCAGGTACTTATCCAATACAAGTACATGGAACATCTTATGCCACGGTATTTACATTAACACAAACACAACCATTTGATGTTAACTATTATTCCATAACTATCTTACCAAATACTGTTGGTATTGATGAGTTGTCGGCAAATACTTTTAGTGTTTCACAAAATGCACCAAACCCTTTTAGTAATACTTCAATTATTGAATACATGATGCCTACTGCTGGTAAAGTAACTGTTGAGGTTAGAAATATTTTAGGTGAATTAGTATTTTCTGATATAAAAAGTGTTTCAAAAGGATTAAACAAGTATCAATTGAATGCAGCTAACTTTACCAATGGAGTTTATTTTTACCAATTAACACATGGTGGAGAGGTTGTTACAAAAAGATTTATTGTAAATAAATAG